A genomic stretch from Photobacterium atrarenae includes:
- the gmhB gene encoding D-glycero-beta-D-manno-heptose 1,7-bisphosphate 7-phosphatase → MAKPAVFIDRDGVINVDHGYVHTVDDFEYVDGVFEACKKLKAMGYLLVLVTNQAGIARGMYSEDEFLSLTEWMDWNFVDNGVEFDGIYYCPHHPTEGKGDYLQDCECRKPKPGMFISARDFLKIDMANSVMIGDKTDDMKAAQAAEVGTRILVRTGKPITEAGEALADTVLDSVADVPAWLVAC, encoded by the coding sequence TTGGCCAAACCCGCAGTATTTATTGATCGTGACGGCGTGATTAACGTGGATCATGGTTATGTGCATACCGTCGATGATTTTGAGTATGTCGACGGTGTTTTTGAGGCGTGTAAAAAGCTCAAGGCAATGGGCTATTTGCTGGTTCTGGTCACCAACCAGGCGGGGATTGCCCGTGGCATGTACAGCGAAGATGAATTCCTGAGCCTGACCGAATGGATGGACTGGAACTTTGTCGACAACGGCGTGGAATTTGACGGGATTTATTACTGCCCGCATCATCCGACGGAAGGCAAAGGCGACTACCTACAGGACTGCGAGTGTCGTAAGCCGAAGCCGGGGATGTTTATCTCGGCCCGCGACTTCCTGAAAATCGATATGGCCAACTCGGTGATGATTGGTGACAAAACCGATGACATGAAAGCGGCGCAGGCGGCTGAGGTCGGCACCAGGATCCTGGTCCGCACCGGTAAACCGATCACCGAAGCCGGTGAAGCGCTGGCCGATACCGTGCTCGACAGCGTGGCGGATGTGCCGGCCTGGCTGGTCGCGTGCTAA
- a CDS encoding ABC transporter permease subunit — translation MLSYLLHRMALIIPTFLGITVLIFAITRLVPGGPVERMLANMQFQGDGAAAMTTAGGSTALSDDQLAQLNAFYGLDKPVHQAYWEWLSKLIRFDLGESTRYYEPVTEMIAERLPISLFYGGMTFFISYFISIPLGYFKAIKHDSAFDSGSSILIFIGYALPGYVVGVLLITLFSYHLEWFPMGGFVSDDFDDYETLFQQAQDVLWHAVLPLICYLIGDFATLTMTMKNNLMENLSSDYIRTAIAKGLPFRTAVRKHALRNSLIPIASHFGNSLLFFMTGSFLIEVIFNIDGIGLLGYESIMQRDYPVVMGIVAINAALLMLGNIVSDICVAAVDPRVRFGV, via the coding sequence ATGCTGTCGTATTTATTGCATCGTATGGCGCTGATCATACCGACATTCTTAGGCATTACTGTGCTGATTTTTGCCATTACCCGGTTGGTGCCTGGCGGGCCGGTCGAGCGGATGCTGGCGAATATGCAGTTTCAGGGCGATGGGGCGGCGGCGATGACCACGGCTGGCGGCAGTACGGCTTTGTCTGACGATCAACTGGCGCAGCTCAATGCATTTTATGGCCTGGATAAACCGGTGCATCAGGCGTACTGGGAATGGTTGAGCAAACTGATACGCTTTGATTTAGGCGAGTCGACCCGTTATTACGAGCCGGTGACTGAGATGATTGCCGAGCGACTGCCGATCTCCCTGTTTTACGGTGGGATGACCTTCTTCATCAGCTATTTCATTTCTATTCCGCTGGGGTATTTCAAGGCCATCAAGCATGACTCGGCGTTTGACTCCGGCTCTTCCATTCTGATCTTTATCGGCTATGCCCTGCCGGGGTATGTCGTTGGGGTGTTGCTGATCACCTTGTTCAGCTATCACCTGGAATGGTTTCCAATGGGTGGCTTTGTCAGTGATGACTTCGATGATTATGAAACCCTGTTTCAACAGGCGCAGGATGTGCTCTGGCATGCGGTCTTACCGCTGATTTGTTATCTGATTGGGGATTTCGCTACTCTGACCATGACGATGAAAAATAACCTGATGGAAAACCTGTCCTCGGATTATATCCGCACCGCGATTGCCAAAGGCTTGCCGTTCCGGACCGCGGTGCGAAAACATGCCCTGCGCAACAGCTTGATCCCGATCGCCAGTCATTTCGGCAACTCTCTACTATTCTTTATGACCGGATCGTTTTTGATCGAGGTGATCTTCAATATCGATGGCATCGGCCTGCTGGGGTATGAGTCGATCATGCAGCGCGACTATCCGGTGGTGATGGGGATTGTGGCGATTAACGCGGCGCTGCTGATGCTCGGCAATATCGTCTCGGATATCTGTGTCGCAGCGGTGGATCCACGCGTGCGGTTTGGAGTCTGA
- a CDS encoding ABC transporter permease: MLRLNPLTRKKWRRFQAIKRGYWSFLLLSLLLMLSLVAELLINSKALMVKYNGEYSFPVFSDVKAGTDYGFDYPSEPDYKAMQRQFQLEDGENFVMMPLVPWDPFEQDFSGDYPPTPPSVQTQHYLGTDVIGRDILARLVYGFRTAMGFALLTMTVSYIIGTAVGCAMGFFGGKFDLLIQRFIEVWSMVPFLYVIMILVSITRPTFTLFVAINVLFGWMGMTWYMRTMTYKESAREYVMAARALGASTGRIIFRHILPNTTVMIVTLAPFTIAANITALTALDYLGLGLMPPTPSWGELLQQGKSNLDAPWIVGSVVTAIVLVLVMVTFIGEAIRAAFDPKKFTRYL; encoded by the coding sequence GTGCTGAGACTCAATCCGCTAACCCGGAAAAAATGGCGACGCTTTCAGGCGATCAAGCGAGGGTACTGGTCATTCCTCCTACTCTCGCTGCTGCTGATGCTGTCGCTGGTGGCGGAGCTGTTGATCAACAGCAAAGCGCTGATGGTGAAATACAACGGTGAATACAGCTTTCCGGTGTTCAGTGATGTGAAGGCCGGTACCGATTATGGCTTTGATTATCCCAGCGAGCCGGATTACAAAGCGATGCAGCGTCAGTTTCAATTGGAGGACGGTGAGAATTTCGTGATGATGCCGCTGGTGCCGTGGGATCCTTTTGAGCAGGACTTCAGTGGCGATTATCCGCCGACCCCACCCAGTGTCCAGACCCAGCATTACCTGGGAACCGATGTGATCGGTCGCGATATTCTGGCGCGGCTGGTGTATGGATTTCGCACCGCGATGGGCTTTGCCCTGCTGACGATGACGGTGTCTTATATCATCGGAACCGCGGTCGGATGCGCGATGGGCTTTTTCGGCGGTAAGTTTGATCTGTTGATCCAGCGTTTTATCGAAGTGTGGTCCATGGTGCCGTTTCTGTACGTGATTATGATCCTGGTGTCGATCACCCGGCCGACGTTCACTCTGTTTGTCGCGATTAATGTGCTCTTTGGCTGGATGGGCATGACCTGGTACATGCGCACCATGACGTATAAAGAGTCTGCCCGTGAGTACGTCATGGCAGCCCGGGCGTTGGGGGCATCGACCGGAAGGATCATCTTCCGCCATATTCTCCCCAATACCACGGTAATGATCGTGACCCTGGCACCGTTCACCATTGCTGCAAACATCACTGCCCTGACGGCGCTGGATTATTTAGGCTTGGGGCTGATGCCGCCAACGCCAAGCTGGGGCGAGTTGTTGCAACAGGGGAAATCGAATTTGGATGCACCCTGGATCGTGGGCTCGGTGGTGACGGCAATTGTCCTGGTGCTGGTGATGGTGACTTTTATCGGCGAAGCGATCCGGGCGGCGTTCGATCCGAAAAAATTCACCCGTTATCTCTGA